Within the Stegostoma tigrinum isolate sSteTig4 chromosome 35, sSteTig4.hap1, whole genome shotgun sequence genome, the region GATGTTGCAGGTTTCGGATGAAATGCCATTTGTGTGTGAATCACATCGAGATGCAGACTGACCCAGCCAACTGTGACTATGTGATAGTGAGTGGAGCACGACGCAAAGAGGAACGATGGGACATGAAGGACAATGAGCAGATATTAACAACTGGTTAGTGACACAGCAGGAGGGAGCATTGGAGGCTTGGGACAAAGGGGAGGGCAAGAGCTGGTCAAGGATGGTGAGGAATGCAGATGGAGGAGTGGCAGTGTCGGAGAGGCCAGAATGATGGTCGGGACTGGATGGGGTGCTGGGCAAGGCAGGGTAGTGTGGGTTGGGTTGATGGGGTTGTGAGGGTCTCTGTGGCTCTTGTGTGTGGTATTTAATGGGTCTTTGTGAATTCACACTGGTAATTGGTCTGAGTGGTGCTTTCTCTTTAATCACACAATGATCATTGACCCTTCAGAGCATGAAGAGAAGAAGAAGTTGGAAACAGATGCAATGTACAAGCTGGAACATGGAGTCAGTGACCAAGAGAAGCTGAAAATTGCCATTCCCACCCTGTCTGATATCCAGGAGATGCAGAGTGCCTGGAAAGATGACTTTGCCATTAACAGCATGCTGCGCAAGAAATTCCGGGTGTGTCTGCTGTAGATACTGTGAAGCTATAAATCCAGCACCATTAATTCTCCAGCCCTCCTCCCCCAGACAAAGAGAGCACCACCGCTCCAATCCCCTCCTTAAGAGAGTTAGCATGCATGAACACATCGGCCAGTGGAAGCGGAATATATCTCTCTCAGAACCACTGAACAATTAGTAAGATAAAGGGTCTCCAGATAATCATTAAATCCAAGGCAGAAAGTCTTTGGTAAAGGCATCTCTATATTCCTTGGTGCCCATGTACTTTTCCATTCACCTCCCATCGCATGCTGTCATGAATGTTTCAAGTTTAATTAACACTTCCATTATCCTGTCTTTAGGATGAGAAGAAGGTGTTGAAAGAAGTGGAAGAGAAAGATGAAGCTCTTCGGAACAAAGCATCTCTCAGTATCCCTCTGGTTCAGGAATCTGAGGACGATAAACACCTGGCTTCACTTCTCAAATTCCAGGCAATGGATTGTAAGTTGGGTTAAGATCAATATTAATATGTAGAATGGTGCGGAGTAGGACCTGATCTCAACACCAAAACTGCTCCATTCCACTTCAAAATGTATGTAGGAAGCAAAGTTCTCAGCAAGTAGCTTGGAAGTGGTAAAGTTAATTCCCTGGTGTTCTCTGAAAGTGTTAGGCAATGACTGGGGCTTCTCAACACCCAGCCTGGAGCAGGGAgggtgtcagtgtgagtgagggtgaattACAGTCGGGGTGATTCACTTGGGCCCAGCAAAGCTCCTTGAAGCCCATGTAACCAGGTCCATTTCACACAGGAAGGGAGTGATGACAGCACACTGGGTGTGCGCAGTAGGGTTTCCCACAGACTGCTCACCATTGATTTTGCATTTTATAATGGGGGTGCACAGGGTTCAAGGTCACTATCAGTAGGGACTGAGGAGCTAAAGAGGACCTTTAGACTAAGAACCTAGAGCTAAATGCATTTGGTCAGAATTGAATATAAAGAGAATTGAGTTCCCCTCTGAGAATCCATGATGATGGCACTGACTCTCATGCAGCAGCCCCTACTTGTTGAGTTTGGTTTCACATGGACATCACTGGGACATGATGAATAGTCACCTGATTTCGATAAGACTGATCCAGTTTGAACCACTCATTACCTAGTGATTCCAAACTGGAATATGCATGTGTCTCAGCAGTGACACTTGAGTGAAATGATCCCTTGGGTGAGATAGAAGATTTCCTCTTGTACTGAAGAGCAGAGCTTAGAGGTCATCGATGTGTATCACCAAGAAATCTAATCTTAAACTTAGGAGTAACTTCTATGCCACTTGAAGGGACTAAATaagaaatttgacattttgagGGAGAATACCGAAGAGGGTTAAACTGAGAGGTTTTGCTGAGAATAGATGGAAAGAagcttgtgtctgtctgtgtttctatgtatttGTGAAAATTGCAGTGATTCTGATGTTCCACATTTTCTTACACAGCGTACGAGGACAAGCAAaaattgaaaaggaaggaaataacCTCCCGGTCCTGGTTTGCACCATCACAAGTCACAGTAGGAGAGAAGGCTGGTGAGACTTTGAAAAAACTGGGCCTGAATAAAATATCAACAACCAAATCCACAAACAGCCCAAATGGATTTGCTGCCAGTAATCTTGGAATAATCCGACGGAAAGCAGAAAGCCAGAAACAGCAGTCGCTCTTGGTCAGCAGAGAAAAGGATTCCAGTCTGGAAATGATAAACAGAACCGATCAAAAGGACCATATTCCAGACAGAACACCTGAAGAGAATGTTAACGATTTGAGGGGAGAAACTGATATTTACCTACAGACTGAGGCAGTGGTGGACTCTGATCGAGATCTCAGTACCAGCTCCCTTGTTGCAGACTATTCTGACTCCAGTTCAGACACTGACATTCTCTGAGCTTCGCCTGTATGTAAATAAATGCAGACAGATTTATGTTTCATGACATATTCCTGTAGAATAAATACTCGTATTAACCTGTGTTTCTGAGGGAATCTATTCATTGAAGTTAATCTGACATTTGACCTTCGGGAGCTGCGTGCTCCATTGTCAACTTTGGGTCTGATCCCAAACTTTGTGTCTGTTCCCAATCAGCTTGGAAAGCTGTGCAAAAGAAACTAGTTTGTCTAATTATATAAAATATTCGGCACAAACAGGCCAGAAGGTTTTTGTTGTGGTTAGTGTTGTGTGCAAGCCTGTGTTTTGTAcagggagcaaaaacagaaattgctggaaaagctcagcaggtctggcagcatctgtgaagaagaaaaaaaattagttaacattttgggtccagtgacccttccttagaactgatggcagctgggaaaacattggtttatatgcagaaaatagggagtagACAAAAAGATAGAGGCTGAAGAGTAAGAAGAACAGTTggttagacaaaggagttgctaatctggctgggagtgtgaatagttgttaatggagactaacaataggtagtgtgtaatggcaggctatgtgacaGCAAGGCTGGTGTGTGAGCTGGGGGCCTAGGACATgtgagagtttaggccctaaaattactgaattcggagggtcctcaagcagaaaatgaggtgttgttcttccatgAACAataccaaagttgctggaaaagctcagcaggtctggcagcatctgtgaaagaaaaaaatttaCAGTGGCCgcagtttcatttttttaaaaagttttgttcttccaacttgcagtgttccagcaaagctcaatgtaacaagcctgagacagatggcagccaaggaacagggtggtgtgttaaagtggtaggcaactggaaggtcagggtaGTTTTTATGAGCAGaacggagatgttctgcaaagcagtgacCCAGACTCCACTTTGTAGAGGAGACCTtgtgtgagcagtgaatgcagtagactagatgctgtgaagtgcaggtgaaatgttacttcacctggaaggtataaaaagaaaattacagcacaggaacaggccttt harbors:
- the yju2b gene encoding probable splicing factor YJU2B, whose amino-acid sequence is MGERKGVNKYYPPDFDPAKHGSLNKYRNSHPLRERARKLSQGILVIRFEMPYNIWCDGCGKHIGMGVRYNAEKKKVGNYYTTPIYRFRMKCHLCVNHIEMQTDPANCDYVIVSGARRKEERWDMKDNEQILTTEHEEKKKLETDAMYKLEHGVSDQEKLKIAIPTLSDIQEMQSAWKDDFAINSMLRKKFRDEKKVLKEVEEKDEALRNKASLSIPLVQESEDDKHLASLLKFQAMDSYEDKQKLKRKEITSRSWFAPSQVTVGEKAGETLKKLGLNKISTTKSTNSPNGFAASNLGIIRRKAESQKQQSLLVSREKDSSLEMINRTDQKDHIPDRTPEENVNDLRGETDIYLQTEAVVDSDRDLSTSSLVADYSDSSSDTDIL